Genomic window (Paraglaciecola psychrophila 170):
GCAATTACAAAAAAGTGCTCCTAAAATATCACTAACGAATTACGAAATGGAACGTAAAAACATTGTGTCAGCTATGGCCAGTGGCAATCTAGATTTCTATGCGGATGCTTCTTCATTTAGCGACCAGCATTTATGTAAACAAAAAATCGCTCAAGACAGGTTTGTGGTGTTGGCACGTAAAAATCATCCCTCATTATCACAAGGTATGAGCATGGATGCGTTTTTGCAGCTAGGGCATATTAACGTTTCTCACAGAAAAACCGGTGTCGGTCCAATAGACGTGGCGCTTGATAAAGCAGGAGAAAAACGCAGAGTAGTGATGCGTAGTCAGCACTTTTTAACCATCCCATCAACCTTAGTTAAAACTGATTTAATAGCTTGTATGCCTTATCATTTAGCCAAACATTATGATTTATCTATGTATGAATTACCTTTTGAATTACCACTACTTGAATACTTTTTATATTGGCATGTAAGTGCTGACTTAGATGATGCGCATATTTGGATGCGGGACCAGATTGCGCGAGTTGCGCATGCTTTTCATCCTGATTAGTAGATAGCCATCTTTCTGCCAGTTCTGTCACACTATTTGCTTAAGCATTCTAAACTTGAATACATATTTGAAAAAAACATACTCCTTAGGTGCTTTCGTTCCCAGCGATAACCACTGAAACATTCAATGTGAAAAGTATGTATTTTCCCTCTTTAACTCTAAAATAGCCTCTTTTGAGGCTATTTTATTATGGGTTATATAAAAAACGTCCATCAAAGAGGGCACAACTTAGACTCGCAAAGACAGATTATTTGTTTCTTTATACAGACATTAACAGTGGTGAGCCTATTTTTCTGATGCAATATGCAATTATGTGAGTGTTATTTTATAGTGTAATAGGAGGCTATTACATGCTGATAGAATTAAACGTTTTCGTTTTAGCTGTTATTTAATGAAAAACTAATTTTGTGTTTCTTATTGTTCTATTGCTGTGACGCTTCGTCTGAAAATGATGCTGCGATAGTCGATGGCAGGTTAGGTTTAAGTGCTATTATAAGTGAAATTAGATAGACTAGATATTCCAACACTGAGCAAGCTAAGGCGCTTGCAATCGAAACGTTAAATACCAGACTGTCCCGCGGCAACATCAAACAACAGATACAAATCTCTAAAATAATTGGCGAATTAGAAATAGAACTCGCCAATAATGTGGCTGCCATTGATTACGGTTCGACCGCCTTATCATTAAAAAAGAGCTTAACGGACCAAGTTTACTTATTGATATGCTCAATATACACACAGTAATATTTCAACAAAATGGGGCGTTGTCGCAGTCCTTGAGGCGGCCGATAGTGTCATTGAGCTCTCGAAAACTTACGCTTTCATACTGCAAAAAGGGATAGCGTTGCATAACAAAGAATATATTTTTTATATACAGGGAGAATATGTTCAAGCGAATAACCACTTTTCAAAAACAAAAAAACATACCAATCCGTAGGAGACAACAAAAAACTGGTTCAATTGTTAGACGATGAGGTGGCTCGCTGGAGTGGAGATAAGTTTTTAGTCTTTTTACCAGAAACCACACTTGAACAAGGCATTCTTGCTGCTGAAAAACGCGACAGGTTGTTGAAGAACTCATAATAGATTATGTGTAACCGGGTGGCGTTAAATCGCAAAATCTGAATCTTACCAATACGTCCGGCGTTGCCAATGCCTGGAGCGATGATATTAGTAGTGACTTTATTATTGTCAGGGCTGATAAGGCTTTGTATGAAGGGAAATAACGGGGTAGGAAATGTGTAATTTCACTCTAAAAATAATGGATCCGATTCAGTCTGATGTCAGATAGAAACTTAATGATGACTCTACAGTTATATTGATTGGCGGTAATATACCCTCATACCCTAACGAACTATCGCGGCTGACTTAATTTGTATCCATATATAGTCGCCCAATGTTAAAGCCAGCTTGTGTAATGATCTTTGGGTCAAACGAGCCACTAAATAACTGGCTCCCACTTTTAATCGGACTAATGACATAGCAGGGTCTTGGTCATTGATTATTTCTGCTATTTGTCCTGATAACACGTTGAGAATACTACTGTCGGTATGCGGTGTTAAAGTCAGGCTAACGTCACTGGCCAGCACACGCACTCGTTGTAGTGTATTTTGATTATTTTCAACATTGGGCAACCAGAGTTCACCACCGTCAAACTCAACGCGCATCAAATGCCAATGTTTGTCTCTTTCTATTACTTTACACTCAAGAATAGCCCCAACTTCATTACCCACGCCAAGTGGTAGGTCAGCTCTAGAAAACAGTTCTGTTATTGCTCCTTGAGCCACTACTTTTCCATGTCGCATGATCACAGCATGGTCGGCTAATCTGACTATTTCATCGACAGCATGACTTACATACAAAATAGGGATACTAAAACTGCTGCGCAGACTTTCTAAATAGGGCAAAATCTCAAGCTTTCGAGCGGTATCTAGCGACGCCAGAGGCTCATCCATCAGCAGTAGCTTGGGTTGGCTTAATAATGCTCTGGCAATCGCCACACGTTGCCTTTCGCCACCAGACAGTTGTAGAGGATGTTTCGACAATATGCCTTCAATCCCCATCACACTGACGACTTGGTTTAATAATTCAGGTTTAGCGATTTGATTGCAACGTTTTATGGCGTAACGCAGATTGCCGCTAGCAGTTAAATGCTCAAATAGACTGGCCTCTTGAAAAACATACCCCAGGTTTCGTTTATATGTAGGGACAACCATTGAAGTATTTTGCCAAAGTTCACCATTCACCTGCAAACTGCCAAAAGCGTTTGTCTCCAGACCTGCTATACACCGCAGTAAAGATGTCTTACCCGAACCAGATTCGCCAAAAACAGC
Coding sequences:
- a CDS encoding LysR family transcriptional regulator; this encodes MNLHRIDLNLFAVFDAIYTAGSLTKAADVLCITQPAVSNSLARLREMLNDPLFVRTGHSMTPTPVAQNIIGPAREALGLLRKSVQESHIFDPLKAEKTFNFACRDLLEVSVIPRLLGQLQKSAPKISLTNYEMERKNIVSAMASGNLDFYADASSFSDQHLCKQKIAQDRFVVLARKNHPSLSQGMSMDAFLQLGHINVSHRKTGVGPIDVALDKAGEKRRVVMRSQHFLTIPSTLVKTDLIACMPYHLAKHYDLSMYELPFELPLLEYFLYWHVSADLDDAHIWMRDQIARVAHAFHPD
- a CDS encoding nucleotidyl cyclase domain-containing protein, which gives rise to MLDDEVARWSGDKFLVFLPETTLEQGILAAEKRDRLLKNS
- the modC gene encoding molybdenum ABC transporter ATP-binding protein, whose product is MADKADKIEGSDAPLTSDQGVHARFQLGYAQSATNTFELDVDINIPGQGITAVFGESGSGKTSLLRCIAGLETNAFGSLQVNGELWQNTSMVVPTYKRNLGYVFQEASLFEHLTASGNLRYAIKRCNQIAKPELLNQVVSVMGIEGILSKHPLQLSGGERQRVAIARALLSQPKLLLMDEPLASLDTARKLEILPYLESLRSSFSIPILYVSHAVDEIVRLADHAVIMRHGKVVAQGAITELFSRADLPLGVGNEVGAILECKVIERDKHWHLMRVEFDGGELWLPNVENNQNTLQRVRVLASDVSLTLTPHTDSSILNVLSGQIAEIINDQDPAMSLVRLKVGASYLVARLTQRSLHKLALTLGDYIWIQIKSAAIVR